The Planctomycetia bacterium genome contains a region encoding:
- a CDS encoding prenyltransferase/squalene oxidase repeat-containing protein has protein sequence MRELSRRRLLCAAVTGLLPWRRVSWAEEANERNPERSGVTLITPEAEASIARGLAFLAERQRDDGSLGSGGYARNTAVCGLAGLAFMSGGSTPLGGPYALQVNRCVDFLLANTSDDGFITVSGSASHGPMYGHGFATMFLAEVYGVTMQPDLREKLSKAVSLIVRTQNKDGGWRYQPQPNEADISVTVCQIMALRAARNAGLHVPTETIDACINYVRRSQNGDGGFMYMIQGGTSAFPRSAAGVVALYSAGVYEGPEIDRGLAYIMDNLPRGGAASRESHYFYGHYYAVQAMWHAGGDFWAKWFPAIRDELLIRQQESGAWADAICAEYGTSMATIILQLPNNFLPIFQR, from the coding sequence ATGCGTGAGTTGTCTCGCCGCCGGCTGCTTTGCGCCGCTGTCACGGGCTTGCTTCCCTGGCGGCGCGTTTCATGGGCGGAGGAAGCGAACGAACGCAATCCTGAGCGTTCCGGCGTCACGCTCATTACGCCGGAGGCCGAGGCGTCGATTGCCCGGGGATTGGCGTTTCTCGCTGAACGGCAGCGCGACGACGGCTCGCTTGGTTCCGGAGGCTATGCCCGCAACACCGCGGTTTGCGGGCTGGCCGGCCTGGCATTCATGTCCGGAGGGAGTACGCCGCTAGGAGGGCCCTACGCCTTGCAGGTAAATCGCTGCGTCGATTTTCTCCTGGCAAACACGTCCGACGACGGGTTCATCACCGTTTCCGGTTCCGCGAGTCACGGCCCGATGTACGGCCACGGCTTCGCGACGATGTTCCTGGCGGAAGTGTACGGCGTCACGATGCAACCGGACCTGCGCGAGAAACTGTCAAAGGCGGTGTCGCTGATCGTCCGTACGCAAAACAAGGATGGCGGTTGGCGCTACCAGCCGCAGCCGAACGAAGCCGATATCTCGGTGACCGTCTGCCAGATCATGGCGCTCCGCGCTGCGCGCAACGCGGGCTTGCATGTGCCGACCGAGACGATCGACGCCTGCATCAACTACGTGCGCCGCAGTCAGAACGGCGACGGCGGCTTTATGTACATGATCCAAGGCGGTACGAGCGCTTTTCCCCGTTCCGCCGCGGGCGTCGTCGCTTTATATAGCGCCGGCGTTTACGAGGGGCCGGAGATCGACCGCGGCCTCGCCTACATCATGGACAATCTGCCGCGCGGGGGCGCCGCGAGTCGCGAGAGCCACTATTTCTATGGCCACTACTACGCCGTGCAGGCGATGTGGCATGCCGGCGGCGATTTCTGGGCCAAATGGTTTCCCGCGATTCGCGACGAATTGCTCATTCGGCAACAAGAATCCGGCGCCTGGGCCGACGCCATCTGCGCCGAGTACGGCACGTCAATGGCGACGATCATCCTGCAACTTCCGAACAATTTCCTGCCGATTTTTCAACGATGA
- a CDS encoding NPCBM/NEW2 domain-containing protein, protein MSTFPDTSPKRRQGGVGVASARDVALISTSSPPRWRFGLVLLLLAQPAFAAAQSAQLQTLESPAREASLISAKPDGALQFDYQDGAKTVVASDVISWGAPVEAEGSQVLLADGGVLVAGYAGLSEDRLAVDSNLFGGLELPLTQLAVVVLRSPTDPWRRDAMLRRLLELSRDTDRLVLENGDELTGLLVSGNGEKIQLESTLGVNAKQVIDVPVESVAAIVFNPALRANLRAATKGAWIGLSDGSLMQTETWTLDGVELALTRPGGRPWKSTVPQAVRFVQPLGGKVKYLSDLSPEPYRHVPYLTREWPYQLDRTVSGARLRAGGRPYVKGVGMHSASRLTFALNREYSRFEAELAIDDEALGQGSVVVRVFADAEERYRSPIVRGGDVPLPISVDVSGAQRLSLVVDHADRGDQLDRADWLNARLIK, encoded by the coding sequence ATGTCGACGTTCCCCGACACCAGCCCGAAGCGCCGGCAAGGGGGCGTGGGCGTCGCTTCAGCGCGGGACGTTGCGCTGATATCAACGTCATCCCCTCCTCGCTGGCGCTTCGGGTTGGTGTTGCTTCTTCTCGCTCAACCTGCTTTTGCCGCCGCACAATCGGCGCAGCTTCAGACGCTCGAGTCGCCGGCGCGCGAGGCGTCGCTGATTTCCGCGAAACCTGACGGCGCGCTTCAATTCGACTACCAAGACGGTGCGAAAACCGTGGTGGCGAGCGACGTCATCTCCTGGGGCGCGCCGGTCGAGGCGGAAGGGAGTCAGGTGCTCTTGGCGGACGGCGGCGTGCTGGTTGCTGGCTATGCCGGCTTAAGTGAGGACCGGCTCGCCGTCGATTCAAACCTTTTCGGTGGTTTGGAATTGCCGCTGACGCAACTCGCGGTCGTGGTCTTGCGCTCGCCTACCGATCCCTGGCGGCGCGACGCGATGCTACGGCGGTTGCTGGAACTCAGCCGAGACACGGATCGCCTCGTGCTGGAAAATGGCGACGAACTGACCGGGCTGTTGGTCAGCGGCAACGGCGAAAAAATCCAACTGGAATCCACGCTCGGCGTAAACGCGAAGCAAGTGATCGACGTGCCAGTCGAGAGTGTTGCGGCGATCGTCTTCAATCCGGCGCTGCGCGCGAATTTACGCGCGGCAACGAAAGGTGCGTGGATCGGACTCAGTGATGGCAGCCTGATGCAAACGGAAACGTGGACCCTCGATGGTGTCGAACTCGCGCTGACGCGGCCCGGCGGGCGCCCCTGGAAATCGACCGTTCCGCAAGCCGTGCGATTCGTTCAGCCGCTGGGCGGTAAGGTGAAATATCTATCGGACTTGTCACCCGAGCCGTACCGGCACGTTCCTTATCTCACTCGCGAGTGGCCGTACCAGTTGGATCGCACGGTCAGCGGCGCCCGCTTGCGAGCTGGCGGACGGCCGTACGTCAAAGGCGTCGGCATGCACAGCGCATCGCGGCTGACCTTCGCGCTGAACCGCGAATACTCCCGTTTCGAGGCGGAATTGGCGATCGACGACGAAGCCCTGGGCCAAGGCAGCGTCGTGGTGCGCGTCTTCGCCGACGCGGAGGAACGCTACCGCAGCCCCATCGTCCGCGGTGGCGACGTGCCGCTGCCCATCAGCGTCGATGTCTCTGGCGCCCAGCGGCTGAGCCTCGTCGTCGACCACGCGGACCGCGGCGACCAACTCGATCGCGCCGACTGGCTGAACGCCCGGCTCATCAAATAA
- the alaS gene encoding alanine--tRNA ligase, producing the protein MKTDELREKYLEFFAGKGCTRRPSDVLVPRWDPSVLFTPAGMNQFKDHFLGKCKLEYTRATSCQKCLRTGDIDNVGRTAYHHTFFEMLGNFSFGDYFKREAIAWAWEFLTHKKWLGIDPKRLTVTVYLDDDEAAGIWQKDIGLAPDRIARMGEDDNFWPAGAPTNGPDGVCGPCSEIYFHPDKGSEVEIWNLVFTQFNRVGDPPNNLRPLPSKNIDTGMGLERCAAVLQGVDTNYHIDSLRPIVNAAAEVCGQKYVAGEDVGRRLRRIADHVRACAFAVHENVYPGPRKQEYVIRRLLRRAVLDGRQMGVREPFLHQLVGIVAEMMKQPYPELTESVERVAQVIRGEEDDFFSKIDGGLARIERVFHDMESRGVVMVPGAEAFDMYQTFGFPPELFETMAAERNFSFDWNGFRASMDDHGVKSGGGQRVELFKSGPLDALKKVMHGTKFLGYETTESPAVIKGIIAQDKLCETLTEVGHEQPVTVVLDQSPFYGESGGQVGDFGELAGDGFRFDVIDTQRDGDFVLHFGHLKEGSLKLGAAVTAKVDAARRQGIKRAHSATHILHHALQKYVGTHATQRGSKVDRDWLRFDFTNNGQVDRETLAKIESEVNERIIAAEPVSWQVTSIADARKAGAMMLFGEKYPDVVRMVTMGEFSRELCGGTHLTNTGQTGLFKILSEEGVATGTRRITAATGLGALERIRQTEQALAETAAALKAPLSEVPARVATLAKEVRELKKQLAAASTAGEVSPEKLLEGAETVANQRFVVAETPGADVNVMRQLIDQLRRKASPIAVLLASGADGKVTLVAGISRELEELGLHAGNWVGETAKLVGGRGGGKSDMAQAGGKEPDKIPQALESAKASIRAQLAKK; encoded by the coding sequence ATGAAAACCGACGAACTGCGCGAGAAGTACCTGGAGTTCTTTGCCGGCAAGGGCTGCACGCGCCGCCCGAGCGACGTGCTGGTTCCCCGTTGGGACCCCAGCGTACTGTTCACGCCAGCCGGCATGAACCAGTTCAAGGACCACTTTCTCGGTAAGTGCAAGCTCGAATACACCCGGGCGACGAGCTGCCAGAAGTGCCTCCGTACCGGGGACATCGACAACGTCGGGCGAACCGCCTACCACCACACGTTTTTTGAGATGCTGGGCAATTTCAGCTTCGGCGACTACTTCAAGCGCGAAGCCATCGCCTGGGCTTGGGAATTCCTGACCCACAAGAAGTGGCTCGGGATCGATCCCAAGCGGCTGACCGTGACCGTCTATCTGGACGACGACGAAGCGGCCGGCATCTGGCAAAAGGACATCGGGCTGGCGCCGGACCGCATCGCGCGGATGGGCGAGGACGATAATTTCTGGCCAGCCGGCGCGCCGACCAACGGCCCGGACGGCGTCTGCGGGCCGTGCAGCGAGATCTACTTTCATCCCGACAAGGGGAGCGAAGTTGAGATCTGGAACCTGGTGTTCACGCAGTTCAATCGTGTCGGCGACCCGCCGAACAACCTGCGGCCGCTGCCGAGCAAGAACATCGACACCGGCATGGGACTGGAACGCTGCGCGGCCGTGCTGCAGGGCGTCGATACGAACTACCACATTGACTCGCTGCGGCCGATCGTAAACGCCGCCGCCGAGGTCTGCGGACAAAAGTACGTGGCGGGGGAGGACGTCGGTCGCCGACTGCGGCGCATCGCCGATCATGTACGGGCCTGCGCATTCGCGGTCCATGAGAACGTTTATCCTGGCCCCCGCAAGCAGGAATATGTGATTCGCCGGCTGCTGCGCCGCGCGGTACTGGATGGACGGCAGATGGGCGTCCGCGAGCCGTTCCTGCATCAATTGGTGGGCATCGTCGCGGAAATGATGAAGCAGCCCTATCCGGAGTTGACCGAGAGCGTTGAGCGCGTGGCGCAAGTGATTCGCGGCGAGGAAGACGACTTCTTCTCCAAGATCGACGGCGGGTTGGCGCGGATCGAGCGCGTGTTTCACGATATGGAATCGCGCGGCGTCGTGATGGTGCCGGGCGCCGAGGCGTTCGATATGTATCAAACCTTCGGCTTCCCGCCGGAGTTGTTCGAAACGATGGCGGCGGAGCGGAACTTCAGCTTCGATTGGAACGGCTTCCGCGCCAGCATGGACGACCACGGCGTGAAGTCCGGCGGCGGGCAGCGCGTGGAGTTGTTCAAGAGCGGCCCGTTGGACGCGCTCAAGAAGGTGATGCACGGCACCAAGTTCCTCGGCTACGAAACGACCGAATCGCCGGCCGTCATCAAGGGCATCATTGCTCAAGATAAACTCTGCGAGACGCTCACTGAGGTCGGCCACGAGCAGCCCGTGACCGTGGTGCTGGATCAATCGCCGTTCTACGGCGAGAGTGGCGGGCAGGTCGGCGATTTCGGCGAATTGGCCGGCGACGGCTTTCGTTTCGACGTGATCGATACGCAACGCGACGGCGACTTCGTGCTGCATTTCGGGCACTTGAAAGAGGGGAGTCTGAAACTTGGTGCGGCGGTCACAGCCAAGGTCGACGCCGCGCGGCGCCAGGGCATCAAGCGAGCGCACTCCGCGACTCACATCCTGCATCACGCCTTGCAGAAATACGTCGGCACGCACGCCACACAGCGCGGGTCGAAGGTGGACCGCGATTGGCTGCGGTTCGACTTCACCAACAACGGCCAGGTCGATCGCGAGACGCTCGCCAAGATCGAGTCTGAAGTGAACGAGCGCATCATCGCCGCGGAGCCGGTAAGCTGGCAGGTGACGTCGATTGCCGACGCTCGCAAGGCCGGCGCGATGATGTTGTTCGGCGAAAAATACCCCGACGTGGTCCGCATGGTCACCATGGGCGAATTCAGCCGGGAACTTTGCGGCGGCACGCACCTGACGAACACCGGACAAACCGGGTTGTTCAAGATTCTCAGCGAAGAAGGCGTCGCCACGGGCACGCGCCGCATCACTGCGGCGACGGGACTCGGCGCGCTGGAACGCATTCGCCAAACCGAGCAGGCTCTGGCGGAAACTGCCGCTGCGCTCAAGGCGCCCTTATCCGAAGTGCCCGCGCGCGTGGCGACCTTGGCGAAGGAAGTGCGCGAGCTCAAGAAGCAGCTCGCCGCAGCCAGCACTGCCGGCGAGGTGTCTCCCGAGAAGCTATTGGAGGGGGCGGAAACCGTCGCCAATCAGCGCTTCGTCGTGGCCGAAACCCCTGGCGCAGACGTGAATGTCATGCGCCAATTGATCGACCAACTCCGCCGCAAGGCGTCGCCCATCGCCGTGCTCTTGGCGAGCGGCGCGGATGGCAAGGTCACGCTGGTGGCGGGTATTTCGCGCGAGTTGGAAGAACTGGGGCTGCACGCCGGCAACTGGGTCGGCGAAACCGCGAAGCTGGTCGGCGGACGTGGCGGCGGCAAGTCCGACATGGCCCAAGCTGGCGGTAAGGAGCCGGACAAGATTCCGCAGGCCCTGGAATCCGCCAAGGCTTCGATCCGCGCGCAACTGGCCAAGAAGTGA
- a CDS encoding zinc metallopeptidase, with protein MMFFDPMYMLFLAPAVLLAMWAQFRIKSTYATASQVPARMSGSAAAREILDAGGLQDVTIEMIPGQLSDHYDPRAKVLRLSPEVYQGRSAASVGIAAHEAGHALQDAHGYALMTVRNLAVPLANFGSGIGMMMLMAGFMLHLTTIAWLGLALFGGTAFFQIVNLPVEFNASSRAKYQLEALGIAGPEEMPYVRKVLNAAALTYVAATLQAVMQVLYFAMRLMGQSSRDER; from the coding sequence ATGATGTTTTTCGACCCGATGTACATGCTCTTTTTGGCGCCGGCGGTCCTGTTGGCGATGTGGGCTCAATTCCGGATTAAGTCGACCTATGCGACCGCCAGCCAGGTCCCAGCTCGCATGTCCGGCTCTGCCGCCGCGCGGGAAATCCTCGACGCCGGAGGGCTCCAGGATGTGACAATCGAGATGATCCCCGGGCAGCTCTCGGATCACTATGACCCGCGCGCGAAAGTGCTGCGCCTCAGCCCAGAGGTCTATCAAGGTCGCAGCGCCGCGTCGGTCGGTATCGCCGCGCATGAGGCGGGGCATGCATTGCAAGACGCGCATGGCTACGCGCTGATGACGGTGCGCAATCTGGCGGTGCCGCTGGCGAACTTCGGCTCCGGCATCGGCATGATGATGCTGATGGCAGGCTTCATGCTGCACCTAACGACCATCGCCTGGCTGGGACTGGCGCTATTTGGCGGAACAGCGTTCTTTCAGATCGTCAACCTGCCCGTGGAATTCAACGCCAGCAGCCGCGCGAAGTATCAACTCGAAGCGCTCGGGATCGCCGGACCCGAGGAGATGCCGTACGTCCGCAAAGTGCTGAACGCGGCGGCGCTGACTTATGTCGCCGCAACATTGCAAGCGGTGATGCAAGTGTTGTACTTCGCGATGCGATTGATGGGCCAATCGAGCCGCGACGAACGATAA
- a CDS encoding PAS domain-containing protein — MPPPLEGNEAPRGSELKPPQRAAAIEVRDEVEQLRRQVEEQRREIAALTGRQHQLEVIINNTPAVIYMKDADGRYVLVNRTFSELFHIGVDDMVGRTDAEIFPGELGAKFRSNDLYVQESGQATEFEEVAPHDDGPHTYMSLKVPVTNPISGDVGIFGISMDVTAAKRAQIALRDSQRLYSSLVETLPVALFRKNLAGELTFVNERFCQYIGRAEQELIGRTDFDLFSTDLAEKYRSDDDQVIREEAICDEVEEQQVRGGQKRYVHVIKSPVYDARHRVCGVQGLFWDETERLLAEQSLRRMTLELARSNQELQHFAYVASHDLQEPLRKVVAYGQRAAARGPEAMDEATRDYVDRMVAAALRMKTMIDDLLALARVTMDRRPFEWIDLNEIAHGVLDDLEVTIDELKAEVALDVLPTVEADPAQMRQLFQNLLGNSLKYGRPGIPPRLEVRAQRVDGPRLREDCELRFIDNGQGFDVRYSERIFQPFERLHSADDVPGSGIGLAICRRIVERHEGRISATSEPGHGATFTITLPVHQSTPESIFNSAML, encoded by the coding sequence ATGCCCCCCCCGCTCGAAGGAAACGAGGCCCCCCGGGGCAGTGAGCTGAAGCCGCCTCAGCGGGCGGCCGCAATCGAAGTGCGGGACGAGGTCGAGCAACTGCGGCGACAGGTTGAAGAACAGCGGCGCGAAATCGCCGCGCTGACCGGCCGGCAGCATCAGCTCGAAGTGATCATCAACAATACGCCCGCGGTGATCTACATGAAGGACGCCGACGGGCGTTACGTGTTGGTCAACCGGACTTTTTCCGAGTTGTTCCACATCGGTGTCGACGACATGGTCGGACGCACCGATGCGGAGATTTTTCCGGGCGAGTTGGGCGCGAAGTTTCGCTCGAACGATCTGTATGTTCAGGAGAGCGGGCAAGCGACCGAGTTCGAAGAGGTGGCGCCGCACGACGACGGGCCGCACACGTACATGTCGCTCAAGGTTCCCGTCACCAATCCGATCAGTGGCGACGTGGGGATTTTCGGCATCTCGATGGACGTCACGGCCGCGAAGCGCGCCCAGATTGCGTTACGCGATTCGCAGCGGCTGTATTCCTCATTGGTCGAGACGTTGCCGGTCGCGCTATTCCGCAAGAACCTGGCTGGCGAATTGACGTTCGTCAACGAGCGGTTCTGTCAGTACATCGGACGCGCCGAACAAGAGCTGATTGGCCGCACGGACTTCGATCTATTCAGCACCGATCTGGCCGAGAAGTATCGCTCGGACGACGATCAGGTGATCCGCGAGGAAGCGATCTGCGATGAAGTCGAGGAGCAGCAGGTTCGTGGCGGACAGAAGCGCTACGTGCACGTCATCAAGTCGCCGGTCTACGACGCCCGACACCGCGTCTGCGGCGTGCAGGGTCTGTTCTGGGATGAGACCGAACGGTTGCTCGCGGAGCAATCGTTGAGGCGCATGACGTTGGAGCTGGCGCGGTCCAATCAGGAACTGCAGCACTTCGCTTACGTGGCCTCGCACGATTTGCAGGAGCCGTTGCGCAAAGTTGTCGCTTATGGGCAGCGCGCCGCCGCGCGCGGTCCGGAAGCGATGGACGAGGCCACGCGGGACTACGTCGACCGGATGGTGGCCGCCGCGTTACGCATGAAAACGATGATCGACGACCTGCTCGCCTTGGCTCGCGTCACGATGGACCGGCGCCCGTTTGAGTGGATTGATCTGAACGAGATCGCGCACGGCGTGCTGGACGACCTCGAAGTGACGATCGACGAGCTGAAGGCCGAAGTGGCGCTCGACGTGCTGCCGACCGTGGAAGCCGATCCTGCCCAGATGCGGCAGTTATTCCAAAACCTGCTTGGCAACTCGCTCAAGTACGGTCGCCCTGGCATTCCCCCGCGTTTGGAAGTGCGAGCGCAACGCGTGGACGGACCGCGCTTACGAGAGGACTGCGAACTCCGCTTCATCGACAACGGGCAGGGCTTCGACGTGCGTTACAGCGAGCGCATTTTTCAGCCGTTCGAGCGATTGCATTCGGCCGACGACGTCCCCGGCTCCGGCATCGGCCTGGCCATTTGCCGTCGCATCGTAGAACGCCACGAAGGCCGCATTTCCGCCACGAGCGAGCCGGGCCACGGCGCGACCTTCACGATCACGCTCCCGGTCCATCAATCCACGCCGGAATCGATCTTCAATAGCGCGATGCTTTAG